CAGGTTGTCGGCGCCCAGCGGGTGCGCCGGCGTCGGCCAGGCGTTGATGGCGTCATAGTCCTGATCGGTGGCGCTGAGCGGCCACAGATCAGGGCCGACCGCGGCCAGCAGCAGCAGCAGGACGATCACCGCCAGGCTGAACAGCGCCAGGCGATTGGCGGCAAAGCGTGCGCTCAGCGTGCGTGAGCGGTCGCCCGCGGTCAGAGTTGCAGTGATGGCGTTGCTCACGTCATCCGAATCCGTGGGTCGAGAAACAGGTAGGTCAGGTCGGTGGCCAGGTTCATCACCACGACGGCCGCGGCCAGGATGATCGTCGTTCCCTGCAACACCGGATAGTCACGCTGACCGATCGCCTGGATCGCCAGGAAGCCGATGCCGGGCACGGCGAAGAGGTTTTCGACCACGAACGCGCCGGTGACCAGGAAGGCGAGCGATGGGCCAAGCACGGTGACAATCGGCAGCAGCGCGTTGCGAAAAGCATGGCGCCAGGTGATCTGACGCGGGAAGAGGCCCTTGGCCGCGGCCGTGCGCATGAAGTCCTGGCGCAGCACTTCCAACATGGATGCGCGCGTCAGACGCGCCAGGTAGCCTGTGGTGCCCGCGGCCAGCACGATCACCGGCATCACCCAGTGGGCCGGGGTTCCCCAGCCGGCCACCGGCAAAAAAGGCAGCCCGCTGCGGTAGAGCCAGGTATCGGCCACGCGCAGGATGGGAATCAGCACGAAGCTCGGAATGGCGTAGAGGGCCAGCATGAACGCCAGCAGGCCACGGTCGAGCCAGGAATTCTGCCGCAGCGCGGCCAGCACCCCAGCCGGGATGCCGATAACCAGGCTGAGCAGAAGCGCGACGCCGCCCAGCGCCATCGAAATCGGCAGGCCGTGACGCAACAGATCAAGCACCGGGCGTCCCTGGTATTTGTAGGACAAGCCCAGGTCGCCCTGCAGCAGCCCGCCGACATAGCGCAGATACTGCTGCCACCAGGGCAGATCAAGTCCATACTGGTGCAGCAGCCGTTGATAGATCACAGGGTCACGACGCGAGCCCATCATCACCAGGATGGGGTCTCCTGGCGCCAGGTAGCCGATGATGAATGTCAGCAGGGTAATGCTGAACACCACAAAAATCAGACTGAGGATACGACGCAGAACGATGGATACCATAAGATGAATGCTATAGAATGGGCGGTTCGTTTCGTGCCACCGAACAGGTCCGGTGGGTGGCGGCGCAAGTTGTCGGGCAGTTCGTAGTTCGTAGTGACGGCTTTAGCCGTTTCTGCTATCACGGAGCGACTGAAGTCGCCACTACGAACCATCTGAACTCGTTCGGCGCTCACAGTCCGGCGTTCGGGGTCCCAGGGAACGCCGAACGGAGAGTCGGGGAACTCCCCGTTCGGCGCTCCCGCGGGGCCGGTCTACTGCGTCTTACCGCGGACAGCCGACCAGTCGGGCACCGTGATGCCCTGGCCGGTAAAGACAAAGCCAGAGACATAGGGTCGCATCAGGACATTGAGCGTCGGATTGAAGAGCGGCAGCCAGCCCACTTCATCCACGGCCAACTGCTCAGCCTGGTTATAGAGCGTCATCCGTTTGCTATCATTCCCGACGATGACATCGGCCTCATCCACCAGTTTGTCAAAGGCTGCGTTCGACCAATGGCCGTTGTTGTTGCCCACATCGGTACGCAGTTGCTGCGAGATGAAATTTTGCGGGTCGGGGTAGTCGGCGCCCCAGATGCTAAAGTACATCTGAATGCCCTGCTCCGGGTGTTGGTAGGTGGTGTTCAGGCGCTCGCTGAAGGTCGCCAGTTCGAGCGGTTCCAGGGTGATCTGAACGCCCAGGTTTTGCTTCCACTGCTCCTGCAAGAAAGTCACCACCCGCTCATTGTCGCCTTCGACGCC
Above is a window of Candidatus Amarolinea dominans DNA encoding:
- a CDS encoding ABC transporter permease; this translates as MVSIVLRRILSLIFVVFSITLLTFIIGYLAPGDPILVMMGSRRDPVIYQRLLHQYGLDLPWWQQYLRYVGGLLQGDLGLSYKYQGRPVLDLLRHGLPISMALGGVALLLSLVIGIPAGVLAALRQNSWLDRGLLAFMLALYAIPSFVLIPILRVADTWLYRSGLPFLPVAGWGTPAHWVMPVIVLAAGTTGYLARLTRASMLEVLRQDFMRTAAAKGLFPRQITWRHAFRNALLPIVTVLGPSLAFLVTGAFVVENLFAVPGIGFLAIQAIGQRDYPVLQGTTIILAAAVVVMNLATDLTYLFLDPRIRMT